CCCGGTGACCCTGATGGCCAGCCGGTCGAAGCGGCGGGTGAACCACTCGTACCCCTGGTTGCCACTGACCGGTACGTGCAGCCGGGCCAGCACCGGGGCCAGCGGGCCACGCAGCGCGAACAGCAGCGCGCCGCCGGCCACGGCCAGCGCGGAGAGGCCGAGCGCGGGGCTGAGGCCGTGCCAGAGCGCCAGGTCCTTGCCGACCACGCCGAACGACTCGGCGTACGGGCGGAGCAGGCCGTCGAGGATCCCGGCGGCAGGGCCGGCGGCCAGCCCTACGGCGGCCAGCAGGGCCGGCGGGGCGAGCATCGACGCGGGGACCCGCCCGAGCACGGCCGGCGCCACGCCCGGCCGGGTGGCGAACGCGCCCCAGACGAAGCGGGCGCTGTAGGCGACGGTGAGCGCCGTGCCGACCACCAGCACGGCGACGACGGCGGGTCGGTCGGTGAAGGCGGCCAGCACGGCCTCCTTGGCGACGAAGCCGACCAGCGGCGGCAGCCCGGCCATCGACGCGGCGGCGAGCACCGTCACGGTGACGAGCAGCGGTGCGCGGCGCCCCAGTCCGGACAGCTCCCGCAGGTCGCGGGTGCCGGCGCAGTGGTCGATGATGCCGACGACGAGGAAGAGCGGCGCCTTGAACAGGGCGTGGGCCAGCAGCATCGCCACCCCGGCCAGCGCGGTGTCCGGGGTGCCCGCCCCGATCGTCACCGCGATCAGGCCGAGCTGACTGACCGTGCCGTACGCCAGCAGCAGCTTCAGGTCGGTCTGCCGCAGCGCCGCCCAGCCCCCGGTCAGCATGGTGGCCAGGCCGGCGACCACGACCACCGGCCGCCACGGCCCGACGCCGGCCAGCACCGGGGCGAGCAGGCCGATCAGGTAGACGCCCGCCTTCACCATCGCGGCGGCGTGCAGGTACGCGCTCACGGGCGTGGGCGCCGCCATCGCCACCGGCAGCCACGAGCTGAACGGCAGCAGCGCGGACTTGGACAGTGCCCCGGCGAGAATCAGCAGGACCGCCGCGACGAGGTACGCCCCGCCCGGCAGCGGGGCGGCGGCGATCTCCGACCAGCGGTAGGTGCCGGCGTGCTCGCCGAGCATGATGAACCCCACCAGCATCGCCAGCCCGCCGAGCGTGGTCACGGTCAGCGCCTGCGCCGCCGCCCAGCGGCTGGAGCGCCGCTCGGTGCTGTGCCCGATCAGCAGGTACGAGAAGATCGTGGTGAGTTCCCAGCAGACGTAGAGCAGCAGCAGGTCGTCGGCGAGGACCAGGCCGAGCATCGCCCCCGCGAAGGCCACCAGCACGGCCGCGAACCGGGCCACACCGGCCGACTTCCGGCCGAAGTAGTGGGCGCTGTAGACCAGGACCAGCGCCCCGACGCCACCGACGAGCAGGGTCATCAGCCAGGACAGGGTGGTCAGCCGCAGCGCCAGGTCGACGCCGAGTTGGGGTATCCACGGGTACGTCTCGACCACCGCGCCGCCGTCGTGGACGGCGGGCGTGCGGGCCAGTGCCCAGCCGAACGCCGCCGCCGGCGCCAGCGCCAGCGGGTAGCAGGCGCGGGGACCCCACCACCGGACGAGCAGCGGCGCGACGAGGGCCGCCACTAAGTGGAGGATCAGCAGTACGAGCACCCGCGCTCCCGGTCGAGGTGGCTGCGGCGCGCGCCGGAGGTGAAACGGCACCTAGCTGCGATCACACGCCAGTTCGTCGCCCGGCGGGCGGTTTTGCGCGAATTCGTCCTGTTGTCGCCCGCAGCCGGTCAGCCGGCGCGGACGGGAGGGCAGCCGTCAGCCGAGGGCGACACGGAAGGGCGGCCGGGCGTAGGCGGCAGGGCGGCAGGGCGGCCGGGCGCCGGTGGGACGGCGGCCGGGCGCCGGTGGGAGGGCGGCGGCCAGCCGGAGGCGGTGGCGTCAGCCGACGGCGACGTCGGCGGTGGGGGCGACGGGCTCCCGGGCGGGGCGCTCGCCACGGGACTCCACCAGCAGTTCGGGACGGCCGAGCTGGACCACGACCTTGTTGACCACCCGCTGGGCGGCGGCGAGGGAGCGCACCGGCAGCAACCGGCCCCGGCTCTCCCGGCGCAGCACGAAGTAGTGCACGGCGGCGCGGACCTGCCCCCGGTCGGCCGCGCTGGCCTGGGCGGTGGAGACGACCAGCTCCCGCAGCGCGGCGGCGAGTCGCTCGGCCAGCTCCAGCTCCGGGCCGGACAGCCCGGTGCGGACGGCGGCGAGGTGACTGTCGACCTTGCGGATGAGCACGTCGGTGCCGGGCTCGAAGCTCCGCTGCTCGACGGTCAATCCGATCTCCTCCACCCCGGGCCGACGCTCCGGGTGAAGTTACTTTATGTTGTGGGGCACAAGCAAGCAGTTAAGTAAGACTTAACGGATTCAACGCGCAAACATCGCGTATGAGCCGGAGCGGGGCAATGGCCCCCCGACGAAGGCCTGGATGTCACACCGCCGGGGCAGGATGGATGGCGTGACGGATGCGATGGCGGGTTTCGGCGCGGCCACCCGGGAGTGGTTCGGCGCCGCCTTCGCCGCGCCCACCGCCGCCCAGACCGGCGCCTGGAACTCCGTCTCCGCCGGGCGCAGCGCGCTGGTGGTGGCCCCCACCGGCTCGGGCAAGACACTGGCCGCGTTCCTCTGGTCGCTCGACCGACTCGCCCGCGAGCCCGCACCGGCCGACCCCCGGCAGCGGTGCCGGGTGCTCTACGTCAGCCCGCTCAAGGCGCTCGCGGTCGACGTCGAGCGCAACCTGCGCACCCCCCTCACGGGCATCCGGCAGGCCGCCACCCGGCTCGGCGTCGCCCCGCCGGAGATCACCGTCGGGATGCGCACCGGCGACACCCCGGCCGACGAGCGGCGGGCCTTCGCCCGCACCCCGCCGGACATCCTCATCACCACACCCGAGTCGCTGTTCCTGCTGCTCACCTCCGCCGCCCGCGACTCCCTGCGCGGTGTCGAGACGGTGATCGTCGACGAGGTGCACGCGGTCGCCGGCACCAAACGCGGCGCCCACCTCGCGCTCTCCCTGGAACGCCTCGACGAGCTGCTGCCGGCCCCGGCACAGCGGATCGGCCTCTCCGCCACCGTCCGGCCCGTCGACGCGTGCGCCCGTTTCCTCGGCGGCGCCCGCCCCGTCGACGTGGTCGCGCCCCCCACCGCCAAGACGATCGAGGTCAGCGTCCAGGTGCCGGTGGAGGACATGACCCGCCTCGACGAGCAGGAGCCGCCGGAGGACGACCTCGGCGGCCTCGGCGCCCGCCGGGCGTCCATCTGGCCGGCGGTGGAGGAGCGCGTCTTCTCCCTGGTCAGGGCGCACCGGTCGACCATCGTCTTCACCAACTCCCGGCGTTCCGCCGAGCGCCTCTGCGCCCGGCTCAACGAGCTGGCCGGCGAGGAGCTGGCCGGCGGGTCCACGCCGGCGGCGGGCGGCGTGCAGGAGTGGGGCGGCCCGGAAGGGCCGGTGCGCGTCGGCCGTACGCCGGCGGAGCTGATGGCGCAGGCCGGGGCGGCGGCCGGCGCGGCGGCGGTGATCGCCCGCGCCCACCACGGCAGCGTCTCCCGGGAGGAGCGCAAGCACATCGAGGAGGCGCTCAAGTCCGGTCAGCTGCCCGCCGTGGTGGCGACCTCCAGCCTGGAGCTGGGCATCGACATGGGCGCCGTCGACCTGGTGGTGCAGATCGAGGCGCCGCCCAGCGTGGCCGCCGGCCTGCAACGGGTGGGTCGGGCCGGGCACCAGGTCGGCGCGGTCTCCCGCGGGGTGGTCTTCCCGAAGCACCGGGGTGACCTGCTGTCGTGCACCGTGGTGGCCGAGCGGATGGCCGTCGGCGCCATCGAGGAGCTGCACCACCCGCGCAACCCGCTCGACGTGCTGGCCCAGCAGATCGTCGCCATGGTGGCGCTGGAGCCGTGGCGCGTCGGCGACCTGGCCGTGCTGGTACGCCGGGCGGCGCCCTTCGCCGAGCTGCCCGACTCGGCCCTGCACGCCGTGCTCGACATGCTCTCCGGCCGCTACCCGTCCACCGCGTTCGCCGAGCTGCGGCCCCGGCTGGTCTGGGACCGCGCCACCGACACGCTCACCGGCCGGCCCGGCGCGCAGCGGCTCGCGGTGACCAGCGGCGGCACGATCCCCGACCGGGGCCTGTTCGGGGTCTTCCTGGCGGGGGCCGAGCGGGCCGCCCGGGTCGGCGAGCTGGACGAGGAGATGGTCTACGAGTCCCGGGTCGGCGACGTCTTCCTGCTCGGCTCGTCGTCCTGGCGGATCGAGGAGATCACCCCCGACCGGGTGCTGGTCTCCCCGGCCCCGGGGCAGGCGGCGAAGATGCCGTTCTGGAAGGGCGACCAGCTCGGCCGGCCCGTCGAGCTGGGCCGGGCCATCGGCGCCCGGGTGCGGGCCCTGCTGCGGCAGGACGACGAGACGGCGGTCGCCGCGCTGCGGGCCGGCGGCCTGGACGACTGGGCCGCCGGCAACCTGATGGCCTACCTGCGCGAGCAGCGCGCCGCCACCCGGTCCCTGCCCGACGACCGCACCGTCGTGGTCGAACGGTTCCGCGACGAGCTGGGCGACTGGCGGCTGGCCGTGCACAGCGTGCTCGGCGCCCGGGTCAACGGGCCGTGGGCGCTGGCCATCGGCCGCCGGCTCGCCGAGCGCTACGGCGTGGACGCCCAGGTGATGCCGTCCGACGACGGCATCGTGGTCCGCCTGCCGGACACGGCGGAGGAGCCGCCCGGCGCCGACGTGGTGGTCTTCGAGCCGGAGGAGATCGCCCAGCTCGTCGAGGAGTCGGTGGGCACGTCCGCGCTCTTCGCGTCCCGGTTCCGCGAGTGCGCCGCCCGGTCGCTGCTGCTGCCCCGGCGCGACCCACGCCGCCGCCAGCCGCTGTGGCAGCAGCGGCAACGCGCCGCCCAGCTGCTCGACGTCGCCCGCGAGTACGCCGACTTCCCGGTCACCCTGGAGGCCGCCCGGGAGTGCCTCCAGGACGTCTTCGACCAGCCCGCGCTGGCCCAGCTGATGCGCGACCTGGCCGCCCGCAAGGTGCGCCTGGTCGAGGTGGAGACCGCCCAGCCGTCGCCGTTCGCCCGGTCGCTGCTCTTCGGCTACGTCGGTGCCTTCCTCTACGAGGGCGACGCGCCGCTGGCCGAGCGCCGGGCCGCCGCGCTGGCGCTGGACTCGACCCTGCTCGGTGAGCTGCTCGGCCGGGTCGACCTGCGGGAGTTGCTCGACCCGACGGTGCTGGCCGAGACCGAGCGGCAGCTGCGCTGGCTGACCGAGCAGCGCCGCCCGCGCGACGCGGAGGACGTGGTCGAGCTGCTCCGCGTGCTCGGCGACCTCTCCGAGGCGGAGCTGGCCGAGCGGGGCGCCTCCCCCGGCTGGCTGACCGAGCTGGCGGCGGCCCGCCGGGTGCTGCGGGTGCGCGTGGCCGGCGAGGAGCGCTGGGTGGGCGTCGAGGACGCGGCCCGGCTGCGCGACGCCCTCGGCGTGGCCCTGCCGGTCGGGGTGGCCGAGGCGTACCTCGCCCCGGTGGCCGATCCGCTCGGCGACCTGGTCGCCCGCTACGCGCGTACGCACGGGCCGTTCGCCGCCGCCACCTGCGCGGCCCGCTTCGGGCTCGGCGTCTTCGTGGTCGAGCAGACGCTGCGCCGGCTCGCCGCCACCGGTCGGGTGGTCGCCGGCGAGTTCACCCCCGACACGGTCGGCAGCCAGTGGTGCGACGCGGAGGTGCTGCGGCTGCTGCGCCGCCGGTCCCTGGCCGCGCTGCGCCGGGAGATCGAGCCGGTGCCGCCCCGCGCGCTGGCCGCGTTCCTGCCCCGCTGGCAGCAGGTCGGCTCGTCCGCGCGGGGGATGGAGGCGCTGGCCGCCGCCGTGGAGCAGTTGCAGGGGGCGGCGGTGCCGGCGTCGGCGCTGGAACGGCTGGTGCTGCCCGGCCGGGTCGCCGACTACTCCCCCGCCCAGCTCGACGAGCTCTGCGCCAGCGGCGAGGTGCTCTGGGCCGGCTCCGGGGCGATCTCCGGCGGGGACGGCTGGGTCACCCTCGCGTACGCGGACGTCGCGCCGCTGCTGCTCGCCCCGCCCGACGAGGCGCTCACCCGCACCCCGCTGCACGACGCGGTCCTCGACGCGCTCGGCGACGGGCAGGCGCTGTTCTTCCGGTCGCTGTCCGACCGGGTCGGCTCGACGGACGACGCCGCGCTGAGCGCCGTCGTCTGGGACCTGGTGTGGGCCGGCCACCTCACCAACGACACCCTGTCGCCGTTGCGCGCGGCGCTCGGCGGCGGCGGGGCGCACCGGTCCCGTGCCACCGCGCCGCGCACCCGTTACCGGCGCCCCGGGCGGGTGGCACTGCCGA
The nucleotide sequence above comes from Micromonospora sp. M71_S20. Encoded proteins:
- a CDS encoding Na+/H+ antiporter subunit A — translated: MLVLLILHLVAALVAPLLVRWWGPRACYPLALAPAAAFGWALARTPAVHDGGAVVETYPWIPQLGVDLALRLTTLSWLMTLLVGGVGALVLVYSAHYFGRKSAGVARFAAVLVAFAGAMLGLVLADDLLLLYVCWELTTIFSYLLIGHSTERRSSRWAAAQALTVTTLGGLAMLVGFIMLGEHAGTYRWSEIAAAPLPGGAYLVAAVLLILAGALSKSALLPFSSWLPVAMAAPTPVSAYLHAAAMVKAGVYLIGLLAPVLAGVGPWRPVVVVAGLATMLTGGWAALRQTDLKLLLAYGTVSQLGLIAVTIGAGTPDTALAGVAMLLAHALFKAPLFLVVGIIDHCAGTRDLRELSGLGRRAPLLVTVTVLAAASMAGLPPLVGFVAKEAVLAAFTDRPAVVAVLVVGTALTVAYSARFVWGAFATRPGVAPAVLGRVPASMLAPPALLAAVGLAAGPAAGILDGLLRPYAESFGVVGKDLALWHGLSPALGLSALAVAGGALLFALRGPLAPVLARLHVPVSGNQGYEWFTRRFDRLAIRVTGATQRGSLPQYLGVILIVLALVPGGAMLATRPWRDRIALWDSPLQVVVVAVVTVAAVLAVGARRRLTAMLLVGMTGYGTAMLFVVYGAPDLALTQFLVETATIAVFVLVLRRLPERFSARPRHMKWVRRTIGLVVGVVAGGLALTAASARRAPTISDAFPDLAVTEGYGRNVVNVTLVDIRAWDTMGELSVLVVAATGVASLVFQQSRTGPRPRRPEPPSRVQRPGHRVWLRGGATLHERQRSIVLEVVTRLVFHTVVVFSLFLLFAGHNAPGGGFAGGLVASLALAVRYLAGGRYELAEAAPVGAGTVLGAGLFVSIGTGAVALFAGGSVLESARINLWLPLIGDFYLVTSLFFDVGVYLVVVGLVLDILRSLGAEVDRHIEAAGESGGGLRVDRQGERP
- a CDS encoding ATP-dependent helicase, which translates into the protein MDGVTDAMAGFGAATREWFGAAFAAPTAAQTGAWNSVSAGRSALVVAPTGSGKTLAAFLWSLDRLAREPAPADPRQRCRVLYVSPLKALAVDVERNLRTPLTGIRQAATRLGVAPPEITVGMRTGDTPADERRAFARTPPDILITTPESLFLLLTSAARDSLRGVETVIVDEVHAVAGTKRGAHLALSLERLDELLPAPAQRIGLSATVRPVDACARFLGGARPVDVVAPPTAKTIEVSVQVPVEDMTRLDEQEPPEDDLGGLGARRASIWPAVEERVFSLVRAHRSTIVFTNSRRSAERLCARLNELAGEELAGGSTPAAGGVQEWGGPEGPVRVGRTPAELMAQAGAAAGAAAVIARAHHGSVSREERKHIEEALKSGQLPAVVATSSLELGIDMGAVDLVVQIEAPPSVAAGLQRVGRAGHQVGAVSRGVVFPKHRGDLLSCTVVAERMAVGAIEELHHPRNPLDVLAQQIVAMVALEPWRVGDLAVLVRRAAPFAELPDSALHAVLDMLSGRYPSTAFAELRPRLVWDRATDTLTGRPGAQRLAVTSGGTIPDRGLFGVFLAGAERAARVGELDEEMVYESRVGDVFLLGSSSWRIEEITPDRVLVSPAPGQAAKMPFWKGDQLGRPVELGRAIGARVRALLRQDDETAVAALRAGGLDDWAAGNLMAYLREQRAATRSLPDDRTVVVERFRDELGDWRLAVHSVLGARVNGPWALAIGRRLAERYGVDAQVMPSDDGIVVRLPDTAEEPPGADVVVFEPEEIAQLVEESVGTSALFASRFRECAARSLLLPRRDPRRRQPLWQQRQRAAQLLDVAREYADFPVTLEAARECLQDVFDQPALAQLMRDLAARKVRLVEVETAQPSPFARSLLFGYVGAFLYEGDAPLAERRAAALALDSTLLGELLGRVDLRELLDPTVLAETERQLRWLTEQRRPRDAEDVVELLRVLGDLSEAELAERGASPGWLTELAAARRVLRVRVAGEERWVGVEDAARLRDALGVALPVGVAEAYLAPVADPLGDLVARYARTHGPFAAATCAARFGLGVFVVEQTLRRLAATGRVVAGEFTPDTVGSQWCDAEVLRLLRRRSLAALRREIEPVPPRALAAFLPRWQQVGSSARGMEALAAAVEQLQGAAVPASALERLVLPGRVADYSPAQLDELCASGEVLWAGSGAISGGDGWVTLAYADVAPLLLAPPDEALTRTPLHDAVLDALGDGQALFFRSLSDRVGSTDDAALSAVVWDLVWAGHLTNDTLSPLRAALGGGGAHRSRATAPRTRYRRPGRVALPTRGGPPTVAGRWSRLPDRDTDPTRRAAALADVLLERHGVVTRSAVLAEQVAGGFAAVYPVLSALEERGAARRGYFVEGLGAAQFAVPGAVDRIRALAEPTDGGRGRGGPTLVLAATDPANPYGAALSWPERVVDSGDGAAPATGHRAGRKAGAVVVLVAGELVLYVERGGRTILSFADDADMLTAAGKALADAVHSGALGAMSVERADGEAVRSSPLRDALTAAGFRATPRGLRLRG